A window of the Marinilabiliales bacterium genome harbors these coding sequences:
- a CDS encoding hemerythrin domain-containing protein: MINYKITGEMKLSDIVDSDKRALVLFPRFGIEPGFGDHNVEEVCLKRGVDLQFFLLMVNTFLNPDYFPDKQLKRVDVDMLISYLAESHNYYLEEKIPYLQSLINNFKNRVDHPAVLQLEKFFDQYIDEVRDHLAYEDETAFPYMERISAYGKSRLPLEKIDYSVDVFEERHDNIQEKLSDLKNLLVKYFPPAGDRYIRIRLLNELIDFEEDLINHARIEDKVLIPVVRQLEKQVR; the protein is encoded by the coding sequence ATGATAAATTATAAGATTACCGGAGAGATGAAGCTTTCCGATATAGTTGACAGCGACAAGAGGGCGCTCGTTTTATTCCCGAGGTTCGGTATCGAGCCTGGTTTCGGCGACCATAATGTTGAAGAGGTATGCCTGAAAAGAGGCGTTGACCTGCAGTTTTTTTTGTTGATGGTCAACACCTTTCTCAACCCTGATTACTTCCCTGACAAACAGCTGAAGCGGGTTGATGTGGATATGCTGATCAGCTACCTTGCTGAATCGCACAATTACTATCTTGAAGAGAAAATTCCATACCTTCAGTCACTTATAAATAACTTTAAAAACAGGGTCGATCACCCTGCTGTATTACAGCTTGAAAAATTTTTCGACCAGTATATCGATGAGGTCAGGGATCACCTGGCGTATGAGGATGAGACGGCCTTCCCCTATATGGAACGGATATCCGCTTACGGCAAGTCACGCCTGCCTCTTGAGAAGATTGACTACTCGGTAGATGTATTTGAAGAGAGGCATGACAATATCCAGGAGAAACTGTCTGATTTGAAGAATCTCCTCGTAAAATACTTTCCTCCGGCGGGAGACCGGTATATACGTATCAGGTTGCTGAACGAGCTGATTGATTTCGAGGAGGACCTGATAAACCATGCAAGGATTGAAGATAAGGTCCTTATCCCTGTTGTCAGGCAGCTCGAAAAACAGGTCAGGTAA